From a single Pseudomonas cremoricolorata genomic region:
- the zorC gene encoding type I Zorya anti-phage system protein ZorC, with the protein MTSSIARLSAAISQSLSAHRTVQAPEPLERFPRLAAAGVDLYERFERAEKALPPPEEKRRAAISKFRNVLPLNASEWRLVFAGLSDKSERVGPILDDDQLYARVHEEVHQRIEKRRLNRRDWLALCFSYFGYDAAKPAQNANWCLLREDVQLGFECVRDQQTRVKEWVQIVQQHQELFSEQAGATLGDQMFKGEISDLSALQTIAQIPDNSWLWRRIFTVLISRIFMLDDAEFSQRLADLIDIGRQHPRYMNDILSACLSRYHLAAYREKPSSLLKQLALDNWGSPQIRSRQNSWLQYVDNDVCAMVVAWFAKEDLEHFFNLLKGEAEVDQSRLHYWLRFANQMSYTRIVMGSDAWHDSGRDFVHFRGKNKGRLSRLVGGPGHNNAVIMQIGNYFFVEFSGTGNACYVYQADKSPFNPDKLQLELASELKQPNRALDRMRHSPAPSRPDRIEGWLSKFDYALEQWGIRVQSQIAAAGSAKPLPFEDQVRDALKSVKHKVYDQRERGGAFQVQLDDHDPAAVTALQRLGFRPVNNQPLRFWRQ; encoded by the coding sequence ATGACCAGTTCAATCGCGAGGCTTTCCGCCGCCATTAGCCAAAGCCTGTCAGCTCATCGCACGGTGCAGGCCCCAGAACCGTTGGAGCGATTTCCCCGTCTGGCTGCTGCGGGAGTCGATCTTTACGAGCGATTCGAGCGCGCTGAAAAGGCCTTGCCGCCACCCGAAGAAAAGCGCCGTGCTGCGATAAGCAAGTTTCGCAATGTACTACCACTCAACGCCTCGGAATGGCGCTTGGTATTCGCCGGCCTTTCCGACAAGAGTGAGCGCGTCGGGCCGATACTGGACGATGACCAGCTTTATGCCCGGGTGCACGAAGAAGTACATCAGCGTATCGAAAAGCGAAGACTGAACCGCCGGGATTGGTTGGCGCTGTGCTTCAGCTACTTTGGCTACGACGCCGCCAAGCCTGCGCAGAACGCCAATTGGTGTCTGTTGCGCGAAGATGTTCAGCTCGGTTTCGAATGTGTCAGAGACCAGCAAACGCGTGTGAAGGAATGGGTGCAGATCGTTCAGCAGCATCAGGAGCTTTTTTCCGAGCAGGCAGGTGCCACCCTGGGTGACCAGATGTTCAAGGGCGAGATCAGCGACCTTTCTGCCCTGCAGACGATTGCGCAGATCCCGGACAACAGCTGGCTGTGGCGCAGGATTTTTACCGTGCTGATTTCTCGCATTTTCATGCTGGATGACGCCGAGTTTTCTCAGCGCTTGGCCGACCTGATCGACATCGGCCGGCAGCACCCGCGGTACATGAACGACATTCTGAGTGCATGCCTGTCGCGTTACCACTTGGCAGCTTATCGGGAGAAGCCATCGTCGCTGCTCAAACAGCTTGCGCTCGACAATTGGGGTAGTCCGCAGATCCGCTCCAGACAAAACAGCTGGCTGCAGTATGTCGATAATGATGTGTGCGCGATGGTTGTGGCGTGGTTTGCGAAGGAGGATCTGGAGCACTTCTTCAACCTGCTGAAAGGGGAAGCAGAAGTCGATCAATCTCGTCTGCATTATTGGCTGCGTTTTGCCAACCAAATGAGTTATACCCGGATTGTCATGGGGTCGGATGCTTGGCACGACAGCGGGCGAGATTTCGTCCACTTCCGAGGGAAGAACAAAGGGCGCCTCAGCCGACTGGTAGGCGGCCCCGGTCATAACAACGCCGTCATCATGCAGATCGGGAACTACTTTTTCGTCGAGTTCTCCGGTACCGGTAATGCCTGCTATGTGTATCAAGCAGACAAGTCACCATTCAATCCAGACAAGTTGCAGCTCGAATTGGCGAGCGAGCTGAAGCAGCCTAATCGTGCACTGGACCGAATGCGGCATTCACCTGCACCCAGTCGCCCGGACCGCATAGAGGGTTGGCTCAGCAAATTCGATTATGCCCTCGAGCAATGGGGTATTCGTGTACAGAGTCAGATCGCAGCGGCAGGTTCAGCCAAGCCGTTGCCTTTTGAAGACCAGGTCCGTGACGCTCTAAAGTCGGTCAAACACAAGGTCTATGATCAGCGCGAGCGCGGCGGTGCATTTCAGGTCCAGCTTGATGATCATGACCCGGCCGCAGTAACTGCACTGCAGCGCCTGGGCTTCAGGCCCGTCAATAACCAGCCACTCCGGTTCTGGAGACAGTAA
- the zorB1 gene encoding type I Zorya anti-phage system protein ZorB1, whose translation MFGKQMPSAARSKDEGEKPFWISFADLMTAMMILFLVVMVAALSSVTQRINQAEQGEKQRSKDISQICEHLSLKAKTASKTIIVDCKDNRISFDDAGRFGHNQYALSNDGQSALQEVVPMILDAANSEEGRKWFKQVVIEGSTDTDGSYLYNLHLSLQRSEWVMCSLLDSRSPLQVGLSPEHQQQIRSMFLAGGVSFNNAKDTKEESRRVELRMQFFGLKEKESSLKPDVPVFTNTDVEKCQLAMNR comes from the coding sequence ATGTTTGGTAAGCAAATGCCTTCGGCTGCCCGTTCAAAGGACGAGGGAGAGAAGCCTTTCTGGATTTCCTTCGCTGATTTGATGACCGCGATGATGATTCTGTTTCTCGTGGTCATGGTGGCGGCTTTGAGTTCTGTGACGCAGCGGATCAACCAGGCGGAACAGGGGGAGAAGCAGCGTAGCAAGGACATCAGCCAGATCTGCGAGCACCTGAGCCTCAAGGCGAAGACTGCCAGCAAGACCATCATTGTGGACTGTAAGGACAACCGAATCAGCTTCGACGATGCTGGCCGTTTTGGGCATAACCAGTACGCGCTGAGCAACGATGGCCAATCGGCACTTCAGGAGGTCGTGCCGATGATTTTGGACGCGGCTAACAGTGAAGAGGGGCGCAAGTGGTTCAAACAGGTTGTGATCGAGGGATCGACCGACACCGATGGTTCCTACCTTTATAACTTGCACTTGTCACTGCAGCGTTCGGAGTGGGTGATGTGCAGCCTGCTCGATAGTCGTAGCCCGCTTCAGGTCGGATTGTCGCCGGAGCACCAACAGCAGATCAGATCGATGTTTCTGGCGGGCGGCGTGTCGTTCAACAATGCAAAGGACACCAAGGAAGAAAGCCGGAGAGTGGAGTTGCGCATGCAGTTTTTTGGCTTGAAGGAGAAGGAGAGCAGTCTCAAGCCTGATGTGCCGGTGTTCACTAACACTGACGTGGAAAAATGTCAGTTGGCGATGAACCGATGA
- the zorD gene encoding type I Zorya anti-phage system protein ZorD, with protein MLKRFLKGIGLQPNSAAENSEPVFSIEEQGICYPLSLAESTESWSLASYLDQLEEEEFVSQLSDRWLLTWDELYRLLDEPEHETSLPLLGLPPQKALIPQLSSQGSLASDDFKVSISGWRDPQSNASVQVQRTGGIVQHQGAKEMLPEASWKLIGAVRQLYLAQQNEPGEVTNQIGWASIRKLARKAGAGMDGFLDKTVVIKPEKLRLNPRKSTLGDIPVIELQPSFDGQPANWLESFDGAKQVQDRYRITGDDGSLTHVLIEPEVKSVLDYVRSLPGRRVAGDDALSFVRNPYSSLGESAAHVLDAEAYEDELAEAGIFFHRFHLEPKLDEAGQRIEQVTLTLEPISPTPQAPIEIEFKAAHEFAPLVHELQLKLAAGMPAGFWQGYELELSDFDLRQLAGINDLLKRWQNEAAGIEFDSVLDLSLYGDRVTGIGEAERITSPFLVKEATENWLPKDVAALGIDAGILGRWDPSDRAQFEAFGQRLDEARAAGDDTVCLQESEIPLSIAAAEQLLDAWSKKIAPVETGQVEQREKVGRAVLQIGHNIDEPTYVQVRQAALSAALGATPELPGLLKPEVVLRDHQLQGVAWLQHLFRLSPTDVSGCLLADDMGLGKTIQLLTFLVWYLEQYPKDQPTLIVAPVSLLDNWERELHCFFFADALPVLKLYGSALSAVKFKKDEIPADLKAKGIKNLLRPGWMGDARIVLTTYETLRDQEFSLARQQWSIVVCDEAQKLKNPAALVTQAIKAIPARFRVACTGTPVENTLIDLWCLFDFIQPGFLGGLNQFGRDYQRPIEAALERDTDALERLRGLIEPQTLRRTKQDIAKDLPAKIEDAACRSLGMHTLQRNLYLSEISAYSQKQQIEEQLDQKTSGMLGLLHKLKLICAHPYSVQPDTRLRDNSPKLQWLMKTLESIKRDGNGDKVIVFTELRDIQRELQHAIQKHFGFRATVINGDTSTSSQSANSRQRLIDQFQELPGFAVIILSTIAVGFGVNVQAANHVIHFTRCWNPAKEDQATDRAYRIGQQKDVYVYYPTVRDAAMPTFEATLDELLSKRRALARDMLSGASELQASDFEELLGAR; from the coding sequence ATGCTCAAGCGTTTCCTCAAAGGCATTGGCCTGCAGCCGAACTCGGCAGCAGAAAATTCTGAGCCGGTTTTTTCCATTGAAGAGCAGGGCATCTGTTATCCCCTGAGCTTGGCGGAGAGCACGGAGTCCTGGTCGCTGGCGAGTTATCTTGATCAGCTGGAAGAAGAGGAGTTCGTTTCCCAATTGAGCGATCGCTGGCTCTTGACGTGGGATGAGCTCTACCGGCTGCTGGATGAGCCAGAGCACGAAACAAGCCTGCCACTATTGGGGTTGCCGCCGCAGAAAGCCCTCATCCCTCAATTGAGCAGCCAGGGCAGCCTTGCCTCCGACGATTTCAAGGTCTCCATCAGTGGCTGGCGTGATCCGCAGTCCAATGCCAGCGTGCAGGTGCAGCGAACGGGGGGCATCGTTCAACATCAGGGAGCCAAAGAAATGCTGCCTGAGGCGTCCTGGAAACTGATCGGTGCTGTACGACAGCTTTATCTGGCACAACAAAATGAGCCCGGTGAAGTAACCAACCAGATCGGCTGGGCCAGCATCAGAAAGCTGGCGCGCAAGGCTGGCGCTGGTATGGATGGCTTCTTGGATAAGACCGTCGTTATCAAACCCGAGAAACTGCGGCTCAACCCACGAAAGTCGACGCTTGGCGACATACCAGTTATCGAGTTGCAACCGAGCTTTGATGGCCAGCCGGCCAACTGGCTTGAGAGCTTTGACGGTGCCAAGCAGGTTCAGGATCGGTACCGGATAACGGGTGACGATGGCTCGCTGACTCATGTTCTGATTGAGCCTGAAGTCAAATCGGTACTGGACTACGTGCGTTCGTTACCCGGGCGTCGGGTTGCTGGTGACGATGCCCTTTCATTCGTCCGTAACCCTTACAGCTCACTCGGCGAAAGTGCCGCACACGTGCTGGATGCCGAAGCCTATGAAGACGAGCTCGCTGAGGCCGGTATTTTCTTTCATCGCTTCCATCTGGAACCCAAACTGGATGAAGCGGGCCAGCGTATTGAGCAGGTAACACTGACGCTCGAGCCGATTTCTCCAACCCCGCAGGCGCCTATCGAAATTGAGTTCAAAGCGGCCCATGAATTCGCGCCGCTTGTGCATGAACTGCAGCTGAAGTTGGCCGCCGGTATGCCTGCGGGCTTCTGGCAGGGCTATGAGCTGGAGCTCAGCGATTTTGATTTGCGCCAGTTGGCAGGCATCAATGACCTGCTTAAACGTTGGCAAAACGAGGCGGCCGGTATCGAGTTTGACTCGGTCCTGGACCTTTCCCTCTACGGCGACCGCGTGACGGGCATTGGGGAAGCGGAAAGAATTACTTCGCCTTTCCTGGTCAAAGAGGCGACCGAGAACTGGTTGCCGAAGGATGTGGCAGCGCTGGGCATCGACGCAGGAATCCTCGGTCGGTGGGACCCTTCCGACCGCGCTCAATTTGAAGCGTTTGGGCAGCGGTTGGATGAAGCGCGTGCTGCCGGCGATGACACGGTGTGTTTGCAAGAGTCTGAAATACCACTCTCGATTGCCGCAGCAGAACAACTGTTGGATGCCTGGTCGAAGAAGATTGCACCTGTCGAGACCGGCCAGGTTGAGCAACGGGAGAAAGTTGGCCGCGCCGTACTGCAAATCGGCCACAACATTGACGAGCCGACTTACGTACAGGTACGTCAAGCAGCGTTAAGCGCCGCTTTGGGTGCAACGCCAGAGTTGCCTGGTTTGCTCAAGCCTGAAGTCGTTCTGCGTGACCATCAGTTGCAAGGCGTGGCGTGGTTGCAGCATTTGTTCCGCTTGTCTCCCACGGACGTATCGGGTTGCTTGCTCGCTGATGACATGGGGCTTGGGAAAACGATCCAGTTGCTCACCTTCCTGGTCTGGTACCTGGAACAGTACCCAAAAGATCAGCCAACGCTGATCGTCGCTCCGGTTTCGTTGCTCGATAACTGGGAGCGAGAGCTTCACTGTTTCTTCTTTGCTGACGCGCTGCCTGTATTGAAGCTGTACGGCTCAGCCTTGAGTGCAGTGAAGTTCAAGAAAGATGAAATCCCAGCGGACTTGAAAGCCAAAGGCATCAAGAACCTGCTGCGTCCAGGTTGGATGGGCGATGCCCGAATCGTCCTGACGACTTACGAGACACTGCGCGATCAGGAATTTTCCCTAGCGCGCCAGCAATGGTCCATCGTCGTGTGTGACGAAGCTCAGAAGCTGAAGAACCCGGCGGCACTGGTGACTCAAGCGATCAAAGCTATCCCTGCACGCTTCCGAGTGGCGTGTACTGGTACACCAGTCGAAAATACCTTGATCGATCTCTGGTGTCTGTTCGACTTCATTCAGCCAGGATTTCTGGGCGGCTTGAACCAGTTCGGTCGCGACTATCAGCGCCCCATCGAAGCCGCACTGGAGCGTGATACGGATGCGCTGGAACGCCTGCGTGGGCTTATCGAACCGCAGACTTTGCGGCGGACCAAGCAGGACATCGCCAAGGACCTGCCGGCTAAAATCGAAGACGCAGCATGCCGTTCACTTGGCATGCATACCCTGCAGCGTAACCTGTATCTGTCCGAAATTTCCGCATACAGCCAGAAGCAGCAGATCGAAGAGCAGCTCGATCAAAAGACCTCCGGCATGCTCGGCTTGCTGCATAAGCTCAAGCTGATTTGCGCCCATCCTTATAGCGTTCAGCCAGACACGCGGTTGCGCGACAACTCGCCGAAACTGCAATGGTTGATGAAAACTCTCGAGTCGATAAAAAGGGACGGTAACGGTGACAAGGTCATCGTCTTTACCGAACTGCGTGATATTCAGCGTGAATTGCAGCACGCAATTCAGAAGCATTTCGGGTTTCGGGCGACGGTCATCAACGGTGACACCAGTACCAGCAGTCAGAGTGCCAATAGCCGACAGAGGCTGATCGATCAATTCCAGGAGTTGCCGGGTTTCGCCGTCATCATCCTGTCCACTATCGCCGTCGGATTCGGAGTGAACGTGCAGGCCGCCAACCACGTCATTCACTTCACGCGCTGCTGGAACCCGGCCAAGGAAGATCAGGCGACCGATCGGGCCTATCGGATTGGGCAGCAGAAGGATGTGTATGTGTACTACCCGACGGTTCGGGATGCGGCGATGCCGACATTTGAGGCGACGTTGGATGAGCTGCTGAGCAAGCGGCGGGCGTTGGCGCGAGATATGTTGAGTGGGGCTTCGGAGCTTCAGGCTTCAGATTTTGAGGAGTTGCTGGGTGCGCGGTAA
- a CDS encoding DUF262 domain-containing protein — MSIDSRLFTLEQLVNQDDAAWCFNVPIYQRLYVWGDDQIKTLLTDMANAFDRGEDQFFLGGALLVEKPSEQDRLKGLRRFDLIDGQQRFTTLWMLSTVAIWNQVMGDFSRVVLKDSVIPRLHFSIREQVSTFLASMMPGKSGASPEIPDTQSMREAQQLMASFKQSYKRADGKPVDDEYLKELASFVYRKVSLVLTQVPEGMDLNKLFEVINNRGIQLQHHEILKARLLRDIPAESRSRYAALWNACADMSGFVERNLCQDTQLEAHRLGDLYSKGQLLHAVAVHGLLSRRVEAAQVESAERLTLESIVNGADPKFDNGSATIAMDEGEAPWARSIIGFPLFLLHVLRIWLKEQGQPDLPRVLDRHLLTLFEAHLLQPAEPAQRNARAQGFIDLLWRMRVLWDEYAIKWVDQGDDEVHQICHTSISANDDKRYINRSRDNDLKQGMSLLQSMLYHSQEITTHYWLTPFLYFIHKHAQTVRGGVEEVERYYGFLCHLDNQLLGEVTSDPLVVRTRAFMNEPWRTAAALQFEAVLPCDYGVDFAHYWFYKLDFVLWHEQHRDHEAWGNFRFTAKNSVEHISPQSPQATDTNKVTSAWLNRFGNLALVSRSINSEYSNLPYNEKRQRFLNKRALEKRPDSLKMDLIYSNSEWGDAKAEAHQTAMLEAMRRHYQRDFCNR; from the coding sequence ATGAGTATTGATTCTCGTCTCTTCACCTTGGAACAGCTGGTTAATCAAGACGACGCGGCCTGGTGCTTCAACGTGCCTATCTACCAGCGGCTGTACGTCTGGGGTGATGATCAGATCAAGACATTGCTGACCGATATGGCGAATGCCTTTGATCGGGGCGAAGACCAGTTTTTTCTGGGTGGTGCCCTGCTGGTTGAAAAACCCTCTGAGCAAGATCGCCTTAAGGGGCTGCGCCGCTTCGACCTGATCGATGGACAGCAGCGCTTCACGACGCTTTGGATGCTCAGCACGGTCGCCATATGGAACCAGGTGATGGGTGATTTCAGCAGGGTAGTGCTGAAAGACAGCGTTATTCCACGCTTGCATTTCTCGATCCGCGAGCAGGTGAGCACTTTCCTTGCCAGCATGATGCCTGGCAAGAGTGGAGCAAGCCCAGAGATCCCGGATACTCAAAGCATGAGAGAAGCTCAGCAACTGATGGCTTCTTTCAAGCAGTCCTACAAGCGTGCGGATGGCAAGCCTGTGGATGACGAATACCTCAAGGAGCTGGCTTCCTTCGTTTATCGCAAGGTTTCGCTCGTGCTCACTCAGGTGCCTGAGGGGATGGACTTGAACAAGTTGTTTGAGGTCATCAACAACCGCGGCATCCAGCTTCAGCATCACGAAATTCTCAAGGCTAGGCTACTGCGCGACATCCCCGCCGAAAGCCGTTCCCGTTACGCAGCTTTGTGGAACGCTTGTGCCGACATGAGTGGCTTTGTCGAACGTAATCTCTGCCAGGATACACAGCTGGAGGCTCACCGCTTGGGTGATCTCTATAGCAAAGGGCAGTTGCTTCACGCAGTAGCTGTGCACGGACTGCTGTCGCGAAGAGTCGAGGCTGCACAGGTGGAATCTGCTGAACGGCTGACCTTGGAGAGCATTGTCAACGGCGCAGATCCCAAGTTTGATAATGGATCCGCGACCATCGCGATGGACGAAGGGGAGGCACCATGGGCGCGCAGTATTATTGGCTTCCCTTTGTTCCTTCTGCATGTGCTGCGTATCTGGTTGAAAGAGCAAGGGCAGCCAGATCTGCCCCGCGTGCTGGATCGGCACCTGCTTACCTTGTTTGAGGCCCATTTACTGCAGCCGGCGGAGCCCGCGCAGCGTAACGCGAGGGCACAAGGGTTCATTGACCTGCTCTGGCGTATGCGAGTGCTTTGGGATGAATACGCAATCAAGTGGGTCGATCAGGGGGATGACGAGGTTCATCAAATTTGCCACACCTCGATCTCTGCCAATGATGACAAGCGTTACATCAATCGCAGCCGTGACAATGATCTGAAACAAGGCATGTCGTTACTGCAGAGCATGCTCTACCACTCCCAGGAGATCACCACCCATTATTGGCTGACACCGTTCCTCTATTTCATCCATAAGCATGCGCAAACCGTGCGTGGCGGCGTGGAGGAGGTTGAGCGCTACTACGGCTTCCTGTGCCATTTGGATAACCAATTGCTCGGGGAAGTGACGAGCGATCCCTTGGTAGTGCGCACGCGGGCATTCATGAATGAGCCCTGGCGTACCGCCGCTGCGCTTCAATTCGAGGCAGTGTTGCCCTGCGATTACGGCGTCGACTTTGCTCATTACTGGTTCTACAAGCTGGACTTTGTGCTCTGGCATGAGCAGCATCGTGATCATGAGGCATGGGGCAACTTCCGCTTCACAGCCAAGAACTCGGTGGAACATATTTCGCCGCAGAGTCCACAGGCGACCGATACCAATAAGGTCACCAGCGCCTGGCTGAACCGCTTTGGCAATTTGGCGCTGGTCTCGCGCAGTATCAACTCCGAGTACAGCAACCTGCCATACAACGAAAAGCGCCAGCGATTCCTCAACAAGCGAGCCCTTGAGAAGCGGCCAGACTCTTTGAAAATGGACTTGATATATTCGAATAGCGAATGGGGTGATGCGAAGGCAGAAGCGCATCAAACTGCAATGCTGGAGGCAATGCGACGCCATTATCAAAGGGATTTCTGTAACCGCTAG
- the zorA1 gene encoding type I Zorya anti-phage system protein ZorA1 produces the protein MDFSTLLHLWGAASSEQLIAPKMVVGLVFILCAWYFVRYFCRSFKLSAQLKRLTVSLQNVKTLDPSLRRSKLERLFSGSRLEHSWREYAETLHDQFELKEGEQVLLRSRATAGAAHFFSPQSVVDTPLGTEFYKHLPGILTGIGIVGTFFGLMLGLQHFDPSTPEQVNASVDKLLKDVLFAFIGSFISIMASIAVTLTEKWRLGHCYKLLEAFNETIDGLFDSGVGEEYLAELVRSSAESSVQTRQLKDSLVTDLREMLQNLVDTQVRESLKLADTLSTTYRDSGQLLADQVSGAIENSLKSPLEAIAGAVQAASGDQSGQVQNLLQDVLVAFMNKLEGTFGQQFNGLHELMGQSVAAMQSMQQGFSTLIQDMRSASESSNQSSSTMIAQLLADMQAGQNAMQAGMNEMLANLQASVARIGNEGEGAGARMAEQMEKLFAQSEARQQAMAENLQAFVESIKQSIGQGQQETMAKIAGSVEVLGEQLSAVFKQLEQGQQQMDQSTRAAQADLHQGTRDLVGGLDEQVKALLQTVSEQQKSAQDTVNALSAQTEQHLHSMQLGADKMRAAAERFETAGQSVVRASESTAGLMGTVQGAGAELAQASRELNTVVADYRNNREALAKTLAVIEGVVASAQGEASGRSQYLQDLKVQSERMQSLNREVYEYLENISGVLSNGFKEFGEGMDRALRQTLGSLDTELDKAVKSLAGGVEGVKESLEDFGDIMERIRR, from the coding sequence ATGGATTTTTCGACGTTGTTGCACCTGTGGGGTGCAGCAAGCTCTGAGCAGCTGATCGCACCCAAAATGGTTGTTGGTCTCGTTTTCATTCTTTGCGCTTGGTACTTCGTCCGTTACTTCTGTAGGTCATTCAAGCTTAGTGCCCAGCTGAAACGTTTGACTGTTAGCTTGCAGAACGTGAAAACTCTCGATCCATCTCTCCGGCGTTCTAAGCTGGAGCGACTGTTCAGTGGCAGCAGACTGGAGCATTCCTGGCGCGAGTATGCTGAAACGCTGCACGATCAGTTCGAGCTCAAGGAGGGCGAACAGGTTCTTCTCCGATCACGAGCCACTGCCGGTGCTGCACATTTCTTCTCACCTCAAAGTGTGGTTGATACCCCGCTGGGGACCGAGTTCTACAAGCACCTACCGGGTATTTTGACCGGTATCGGGATCGTCGGAACCTTCTTCGGCTTGATGCTAGGTCTTCAGCACTTTGACCCAAGCACGCCTGAACAGGTTAACGCCAGCGTCGATAAGCTGTTGAAAGACGTGCTGTTCGCTTTCATCGGCTCATTCATTTCAATCATGGCCTCTATCGCCGTCACGCTTACTGAAAAGTGGCGCTTGGGACACTGCTACAAGCTGCTTGAGGCATTCAATGAAACCATCGACGGGCTTTTTGACAGCGGTGTCGGCGAGGAATACCTGGCCGAGCTGGTGCGCTCCAGTGCTGAAAGCTCGGTGCAAACCCGTCAGCTGAAGGACAGCCTCGTTACTGATTTGCGGGAAATGCTACAGAACCTGGTTGATACCCAGGTCCGTGAAAGCCTCAAATTGGCAGATACCTTGTCGACGACCTACCGTGACTCTGGGCAACTGCTAGCCGACCAGGTGAGCGGGGCAATTGAAAATAGCCTCAAGTCGCCGCTTGAAGCCATCGCGGGTGCCGTGCAGGCCGCCAGTGGCGATCAGTCCGGGCAGGTTCAGAACCTGCTCCAGGATGTTCTGGTTGCATTCATGAACAAGCTGGAAGGAACGTTCGGGCAACAGTTCAATGGCCTCCACGAGTTGATGGGCCAGTCGGTTGCCGCCATGCAGTCGATGCAGCAGGGCTTCTCGACGCTGATCCAGGATATGCGCTCGGCTAGCGAGTCCTCGAATCAAAGCAGTTCGACCATGATTGCCCAGCTACTGGCCGATATGCAGGCCGGACAAAACGCCATGCAAGCGGGGATGAACGAGATGCTCGCCAATCTTCAGGCTTCGGTTGCCCGTATCGGCAACGAAGGGGAGGGGGCTGGCGCTCGAATGGCCGAGCAAATGGAGAAGCTGTTTGCTCAAAGCGAGGCTCGCCAACAGGCAATGGCTGAGAATCTCCAGGCTTTTGTCGAGTCGATCAAGCAGAGCATCGGCCAAGGCCAGCAGGAAACCATGGCCAAGATTGCAGGCTCCGTTGAGGTGCTGGGTGAGCAGCTCTCTGCAGTCTTCAAGCAACTGGAACAGGGCCAGCAGCAGATGGATCAATCCACCCGCGCAGCCCAAGCAGACCTGCACCAAGGTACCCGCGACCTGGTGGGTGGCCTCGACGAGCAGGTCAAGGCATTGCTGCAGACGGTTTCCGAGCAACAGAAATCTGCCCAGGACACTGTCAATGCATTGAGCGCCCAGACAGAGCAGCATCTGCACAGCATGCAGCTAGGTGCGGACAAGATGCGGGCGGCGGCTGAGCGATTTGAAACTGCCGGGCAAAGCGTTGTGCGAGCCAGTGAATCGACTGCAGGGTTGATGGGTACAGTCCAGGGCGCAGGGGCTGAACTTGCACAGGCTTCGCGAGAGCTCAATACCGTTGTCGCGGACTACCGGAACAATCGTGAAGCGCTCGCGAAAACGCTCGCTGTCATCGAAGGGGTAGTTGCCAGTGCACAAGGGGAAGCCAGCGGGCGCAGCCAATATCTCCAGGACCTGAAGGTTCAAAGCGAGCGGATGCAGTCGCTCAACCGTGAAGTGTATGAATACCTCGAAAACATCAGTGGTGTGCTGAGTAACGGCTTCAAGGAATTCGGTGAAGGTATGGACCGGGCGTTGAGACAAACCCTGGGCAGCCTTGACACCGAGCTCGATAAAGCAGTCAAAAGCCTCGCCGGCGGTGTGGAAGGGGTCAAGGAAAGTCTCGAAGATTTCGGCGACATCATGGAACGTATCAGGCGGTAA